Proteins found in one Deltaproteobacteria bacterium genomic segment:
- the xth gene encoding exodeoxyribonuclease III — protein sequence MKVATFNVNSIRARLPIVLGWLEREAPDVLFLQETKVQDGDFPVEAVKGAGYHAVFRGQKSYNGVAILSRSPLTDVQTGLPVQGMDDARFISGGLGDIEVINVYVPQGFVAGSDKFRFKLAWLEHLLDHITAHYTPSSRLLVAGDFNVAYSAMDVFDPEGLWGQVGFHPDEQAMLQGLLDWGLVDIFRRHITSGNHYTFWDYRIPNGFKRNMGWRIDYILATAPLAERSRSVWIDREARAMQKPSDHTFLVAEFD from the coding sequence ATGAAGGTCGCCACATTCAATGTCAATTCCATCCGCGCGAGACTTCCCATCGTCCTGGGCTGGCTGGAGCGGGAGGCCCCGGATGTCCTCTTTCTCCAGGAGACCAAGGTCCAGGATGGGGATTTTCCGGTGGAAGCCGTGAAAGGGGCCGGGTACCATGCGGTCTTTCGTGGGCAGAAATCCTACAACGGGGTGGCTATTCTGAGCAGATCCCCGTTGACTGACGTGCAGACCGGACTCCCTGTGCAAGGCATGGACGACGCGCGGTTCATCAGCGGAGGCCTGGGGGATATTGAGGTGATCAACGTATATGTGCCCCAGGGATTTGTGGCCGGCTCAGACAAATTCCGGTTCAAGCTGGCGTGGCTCGAGCATCTCCTGGATCATATTACCGCTCATTATACCCCGTCTTCCCGGCTCCTGGTGGCAGGGGATTTCAATGTGGCCTACTCGGCCATGGATGTCTTCGACCCTGAGGGGTTATGGGGGCAGGTGGGATTTCATCCGGATGAACAGGCCATGCTCCAGGGTCTTCTTGACTGGGGCCTGGTGGATATCTTTCGCAGACATATTACCAGCGGGAATCACTATACCTTCTGGGATTATCGGATCCCGAACGGCTTCAAACGAAACATGGGATGGCGGATCGACTATATCCTGGCTACGGCCCCTCTGGCCGAACGATCCCGGTCCGTCTGGATCGACAGGGAGGCAAGGGCCATGCAAAAACCCTCTGACCACACCTTTCTCGTGGCGGAATTTGACTGA
- a CDS encoding response regulator, producing MTKKDLIKGKRILIVDDEPDVLETLEDLLSTAKITTAGTFEDAKKLMETQHFDIAVLDIMGVNGYELLKIANEKQITAIMLTAHAFTPEDTMKSHQKGAALYVPKDRMIDIVTYLDDVLEAEEKGKTTWWRWIDRFADLYDQKFEKDWRYKDKDFWKGFPYA from the coding sequence ATGACCAAGAAGGACTTGATCAAGGGAAAACGGATCCTGATCGTGGATGATGAACCGGATGTCCTGGAAACCCTGGAGGATCTGCTGTCCACGGCCAAGATCACCACGGCCGGCACCTTTGAAGATGCAAAAAAGCTCATGGAGACGCAGCATTTCGACATCGCCGTCCTGGATATCATGGGGGTGAATGGATATGAGCTTCTGAAAATCGCCAACGAGAAACAAATTACGGCCATCATGCTGACGGCCCACGCCTTTACCCCTGAAGACACCATGAAGTCGCACCAGAAGGGAGCGGCCCTATATGTGCCCAAGGACAGGATGATCGACATCGTCACCTATCTGGATGATGTCCTGGAAGCGGAAGAGAAGGGAAAGACCACCTGGTGGCGCTGGATCGACCGGTTCGCGGACCTTTATGACCAGAAGTTTGAAAAAGACTGGAGATATAAAGACAAGGACTTCTGGAAGGGATTTCCCTACGCATGA
- a CDS encoding thymidylate synthase, which produces MKLEFIDARDLPDAWFQCVYRLLETGREYVIDRGSYVGQKRLEFDYVTIQIRYPGVRPLIPDIPPALGIPNPVAEGYLEEYLPYLMTSARQPGEEYTYGQYLEPQIAEVIRMYQEDGFETNQAYMTVGDPGAVYLADPPCLRGIDTRVKEGKLHFIVYFRSWDLWNGLPANLGAIQLLKEYMAASIGVEDGEIIAASKGLHLYDYVWELAQLRTMRRQQMER; this is translated from the coding sequence ATGAAACTGGAATTTATTGATGCGCGGGACCTGCCGGATGCCTGGTTTCAGTGCGTTTACCGGTTGCTCGAGACCGGAAGGGAGTATGTGATCGACCGGGGCAGTTATGTGGGCCAGAAGCGGCTTGAATTTGATTATGTCACCATTCAGATCCGGTATCCCGGAGTGCGGCCGCTCATCCCCGATATCCCTCCGGCCCTCGGCATCCCCAATCCTGTGGCCGAGGGATACCTGGAGGAATACCTCCCCTACCTCATGACATCGGCCAGGCAGCCGGGAGAGGAGTATACCTATGGCCAATACCTTGAGCCGCAGATTGCCGAGGTCATACGCATGTATCAGGAAGACGGTTTTGAAACCAACCAGGCCTACATGACAGTGGGCGATCCAGGGGCCGTTTATTTGGCCGATCCGCCCTGCCTCCGGGGGATCGATACCCGGGTCAAGGAGGGAAAACTCCATTTCATTGTATATTTCAGATCGTGGGACCTCTGGAACGGTCTCCCGGCAAATCTGGGGGCCATCCAGCTCTTGAAGGAGTATATGGCGGCCAGCATCGGCGTGGAAGACGGGGAGATCATCGCGGCCAGCAAGGGGCTTCACCTGTACGATTATGTCTGGGAACTGGCCCAGCTGAGGACGATGCGGCGTCAGCAGATGGAAAGGTAG